The following proteins come from a genomic window of Aspergillus luchuensis IFO 4308 DNA, chromosome 3, nearly complete sequence:
- a CDS encoding putative GPI anchored protein (COG:S;~EggNog:ENOG410PP9T;~SECRETED:SignalP(1-21)) produces the protein MLSIPLLACILGPSIAGQALASNVSIPNDSQDTDSIVQHNALIESYLSQKPVRGVHKMTDDEGEKFFLDYWLFDEAYTTSNTSNVSDSSSQAQPYGLDTTEKVDLQPRSYPFRPSYPSDLEVERRGWSEHFSPLLRREFKCPSGTYGCSSIDRPESCCSTSDTCVLVNDTGSGDVGCCPKGETCSGTIGSCQDGYSSCSSSLGGGCCIPGYECVTGGCMRVFTITITVSSTVMLSTSTHTIPKTTATQTTGDLVPPSRPTTVSTSTNSKTTTTTSTASVCPTGFYACSAVYHGGCCRTGRDCDTTSCPATPSTTLTSDGVTIVVPVATTTASTTTTSTPGRCATGWFSCAQSVGGGCCPSGYQCGASCTAVSTATETVAKEQATSGSDQLRQQWGVMGMGMMVALAL, from the exons ATCGTCCAGCACAATGCTCTTATCGAGTCATACCTATCTCAGAAGCCTGTTCGCGGAGTCCATAAGATGACCGACGATGAGGGCGAGAAATTCTTCCTCGACTACTGGCTGTTCGACGAAGCCTATACAACAAGCAACACATCAAACGTCAGTGATTCTTCATCGCAAGCACAGCCTTATGGTCTCGACACAACCGAGAAGGTCGACCTTCAACCTCGCTCGTATCCCTTTCGACCCTCCTACCCGAGCGACCTTGAGGTCGAACGGCGCGGGTGGAGTGAACATTTCTCACCGCTTCTTCGGCGAGAATTCAAATGTCCTTCCGGCACCTACGGATGCTCATCGATAGATCGGCCCGAAAGCTGCTGCAGTACAAGCGACACGTGCGTTCTGGTCAACGACACAGGATCTGGTGACGTAGGCTGTTGTCCGAAAGGAGAGACGTGCTCGGGAACAATTGGATCGTGCCAGGACGGATACTCTAGCTGTTCGTCGTCTCtgggtggtggatgctgtATCCCAGGGTACGAATGTGTCACCGGGGGAT GTATGCGTGTCTTCACAATCACGATCACGGTAAGCTCAACCGTCATGCTATCGACATCCACACACACCATCCCTAAAACCACTGCGACGCAAACCACGGGTGATCTGGTGCCTCCGTCTCGACCTACCACTGTATCTACCTCCACGAACTCCAAGACAACCACAACTACCAGTACGGCATCGGTCTGTCCAACCGGGTTCTACGCCTGCTCTGCCGTCTATCATGGAGGATGCTGCCGAACTGGCCGCGATTGTGACACGACGTCCTGCCCGGCAACGCCCTCGACGACCCTCACTAGCGACGGAGTAACAATTGTAGTCCCTGTGGCCACGACGACGgcatccacaaccacaacaagcACGCCCGGGCGATGCGCAACTGGCTGGTTCAGCTGCGCCCAATCCGTCGGGGGAGGTTGTTGTCCGTCGGGATACCAGTGCGGGGCCAGCTGTACGGCAGTGTCAACGGCGACGGAGACCGTGGCCAAGGAGCAGGCCACTAGTGGGAGTGATCAATTGCGGCAGCAGTGGGGGGTGATGGGCATGGGTATGATGGTGGCCCTGGCGTTATGA